Genomic segment of Sphingomonas sp. KRR8:
AGCCCTTCACTGGCGTCGGCGATGAACTCGATGGTTCCGGCGCCCTCGTAATCGACCGCCTGCGCCGCCCGCACCGCCGCCCCGCACACTGCCTCTCGAGTGGCCTCGTCCATGCCGGGCGCGGGTGCTTCCTCGATCACCTTCTGGTGGCGGCGCTGCAGCGAGCAGTCGCGTTCGAACAGGTGAACGACGTTGCCGTGAGCGTCGCCGAACACCTGCACTTCGATGTGGCGAGGCGAGAGTATGTACTTCTCCAGCAGCACGCGATCGTCGCCAAAGCTGCTCGCCGCCTCGCGCTTGCAACTGTCGAGGGCGTCCAGAAAGTCCGCCGCCGCATCGACGCGCCGCATGCCCTTTCCGCCGCCACCCGCGACCGCTTTGATCAGCACCGGATAGCCGATTGCGTCTGCCTCGGCCTGCAGCCGATCAGGGCTCTGGTCCTCGCCAAGGTAGCCGGGCGTGACCGGCACGCCGGCCGCGCTCATCAGCTTCTTGGCAGCGTCCTTAAGCCCCATGGCGCGAATGCTCGCCGGCTTCGGTCCGACCCAGATCAGGCCGGCGTCGATCACCGCCTCTGCAAAGTCCGCATTCTCCGACAGGAAGCCGTAGCCTGGGTGGATCGCCTCGGCCCCCGTTTCCTTCGCGGCGGCAATGATCCGTTCTCCGACGAGATAACTCTCGCGCGCGGGGCTCGGTCCGATGTGCACCGCTTCGTCCGCCATTCGGACGTGCATCGCCTTAGCGTCCGCATCCGAATAGACCGCCACCGTGCGCACGCCGAGTTCGCGCGCCGTGCGGATCACGCGACAGGCGATCTCGCCTCGGTTCGCGATCAGGAGCGACGTGATCATTCCGCCGCCTCCAATGCGCGCATCGGCTCCTGTGCCTGCATCGGCCGCAGCCCCAGCTTGGCGAATAGGGCAGCATCCTTGCTGTCGCCGGCGTTCGCCGTGGTGAGCAGCTTTTCACCGGTGAAGATGCTGTTCGCGCCCGCCAGGAAGCAGAGCGCCTGGGTCGCCTCGCTCATGCTTTCGCGGCCGGCGGACAGCCGAACCATCGACCGTGGCATGGTGATCCGCGCCACCGCCACCGTGCGGACGAACTCGATGTCGTCGATCAGCCGCTCACCGGCGTACATGTCACCCAGCACGGTGCCCTTAACCGGTACCAGCGCATTGATCGGCACGCTCTCGGGATGGCGCGGCAGGGTGGCGAGTGCGTGGAGGAAGCCGACCCGATCCTCGCGCCGCTCACCCATTCCGACGATACCGCCGCAGCACACGCTGATGCCCGCCTCGCGCACTTCCTCCAGCGTGTCGAGCCGCTCCTGGAAGGTCCGGGTCGAGATGATCTCGCCATAATGTTCGGGCGAGGTGTCGATGTTGTGATTGTAATAGTCGAGGCCGGCTTGCCTGAGCGCGCGCGCCTGCTCGCCGGTCAGCATGCCAAGGGTCATGCAGGTCTCAAGTCCCATCGCTTTCACGCCCGCCACCATCGAGCAGACCGAGGCCATGTCGCGGTCCTTCGGCTCCCGCCACGCCGCACCCATGCAGAAGCGCTGTGAGCCCGCAGCCTTGGCGTCGGCAGCGGCGGCGAGCACCGCGTCCACGTCCATCAACTTCTCGGCCTTGAGCCCGGATTGGGCGAACGCCGACTGCGAGCAATAACCGCAGTCCTCGGGACAGCCGCCCGTCTTGATCGACAGCAAGGTGCACAGCTGCACTTCGCCCGCTGCGTGATGCTTGCGATGCATCTCGGCCGCTCGAAAGACGAGGTCGGTGAAGGGGAGATCGAAAAGGTGCGCGATTTCCGCGCGGGTCCAGTCGGTACGCATAGGTCTGATCACATCCGGAACACGCCGAACTGCGGACGCTCCGGAATGGGTGCGTTTAAGCAGGCGGCGAAGGCGAGGCCGAGAACGTCGCGCGTTTGGGCGGGGTCGATGATGCCGTCGTCCCACAGCCGCGCGGTTGCGTGCCAGGGATTGCCCTGCGCTTCGTAATCGTCGCGGATCGGCTGCTTGAAGGCTTCGGCCTCTTGCGGCGTCCACTTGTCGGCGTCGCGGTGAACGGTGGCGAGAACGCTGGCCGCCTGCTCGCCGCCCATCACGCTGATCCGGCTGTTGGGCCAGCTGAACAAAAACCGTGGGCTGTAAGCCCGCCCGGCCATGCCGTAATTCCCCGCGCCAAAGCTGCCGCCGATCAGCACGGTGACCTTCGGCACGCTCGCCGTGGCGACAGCGGTGACCAGCTTGGCGCCATGCTTGGCGATTCCCTCCGCCTCATATTTGCCGCCGACCATGAAGCCCGAAATGTTCTGCAGGAACAGCAGCGGCACGCGGCGCTGGCAGGCGAGCTCGATGAAGTGCGCGCCCTTGACCGCGCTTTCGCTGAACAGGACGCCGTTGTTGGCGAGAATTGCCACCGGCATTCCCCAGATGTGCGCGAAACCGCAAACTAGCGAGGTGCCGTAAAGCGGCTTGAATTCGTGAAACTCGGAGGCATCGACGATCCGCGCGATGACCTCGTGCACGTCATAAGGCGCACGAACGTCCTCGGGGATAATGGAGTAAAGCTCTTCTGGGTCGAACGCCGGCGAGCGGGGCTCGCGCACCTGCAGCAGGGGCTGCTGCATAGGCAGGGTCGATACGATGTCGCGCACGATGGTCAGCGCGTGCTCGTCATTTTCAGCGAGGTGATCGACCACGCCCGACTTGCGCGCGTGAAGGTCGCCGCCGCCCAGATCCTCCGCGCTGATCTCCTCTCCGGTCGCGGCTTTCACCAGGGGCGGACCAGCGAGGAAGATGGTGCCCTGATTGCGAACGATCACGCTCTCGTCGCTCATCGCCGGGACATAGGCCCCGCCCGCCGTGCAGCTGCCCATCACGCAGGCGATCTGCGGAATGCCTAGCGCGCTCATATTAGCCTGATTGAAGAAGATCCGGCCGAAATGGTCGCGGTCAGGGAAGACCTCGGCCTGATGCGGCAGGTTCGCACCGCCGCTGTCGACCAGGTAGATGCAGGGAAGCCGGTTCTCCTGCGCGATCTCTTGCGCGCGGAGGTGCTTCTTGACGGTCAGCGGATAGTAGGTCCCGCCCTTCACCGTCGCGTCGTTGCAGACGATCATCACCTGCCGACCGGCGACGCGGCCAATGCCGGCAATCATGCCCGCGCCAGGCACTTCGCCATCATACAGGTCGTTGGCCGCAAGCTGCCCGATCTCAAGGAAGGGTGAGCCGGGATCCAGCAACCGCTCCACGCGATCGCGGGGTAGAAGCTTGCCCCGGCTGACGTGCCGCTCGCGACTCTTCTCCGTCCCGCCAAGCGCCGCCTGGGCGACATCGGCCCGTAATTTATCGGCAAGCGCGCGATTATGGCGCGCCCGGGCCTGGGCCTCCGCGCTGTCGAGCTGAACCTTGGTGTCGATGCGCGGGGCACTCATGCGGATATCAGGTCCGTTCGTCGAAAAGCCTTCCCGCTCGCCTAGCGGCTGCGACAAAGCTTGCAAAGCAGCTCAAACGAAAGGGCCCACATGACGTCTCGCCTCTTGCTTCTTGCCGTTTCCGCCGCCGCCTTGAGCGCCTGCAGCATGGCGTCGAACGATGCCAATCAGGCCAATGCCGCCAGGCCCGCTCAGGGCACCGGCGCCGGCATCGCGCTTGGCTCGCTCGACAAGTCGGTCAAGCCGGGGGACGACTTCTACCAGTTCGCCAACGGCACCTGGATGAAGCAGACGCAGATTCCCGCTGATCGGTCGAGCGTAGGCGGCTTCTACATCGCCGACCAGCAGCGCGAGCGGCAGACCCGTGAGATGCTGGACCAGATCCTCAAGGCCAATCCCGCGGCCAACACCAACGACGGCCGCATCGCCGCGTTCTACAAGGCCTACCTCGACACCAATGCCATTGACCAGGCGGGCATGCGACCGGCGCAGGCGGACCTCGCCGCGATTGCCGGTATTGCCGACAAGAAGGCGCTCGCGACCGCGATCGGCAGGACGCTGCGGGCCGACGTCGATCCGATGAACGCCACCAAGTTCCAGACCGACAATCTATTCGGCATCTTCGTGACTCAGGGGTTGAGCACACCGGGCGAGACGCTGCCCTATATCCTGCAGGGCGGCCTCGGCATGCCCGAGCGCGAATATTATCTCTCCGCTGATCCGAAGATGGCGGCCCTGCGCCCGCAGTACCGCAACTACATCGAGACGGTCATGAAGGCGGCCGGCGCGGCCGACCCCAAGGCGTCCGCCGACCGCATCATGGCGCTCGAGACAAAGATCGCGCAGGCGCACGCCACGCGCGAAGAGAGCGAGGACTTCACCAAGGGCGCGGGGGTCTGGACCCGCGCCGAGCTCGAACAGAAGGCCCCCGGCCTCGACTGGGGAGCTTTGCTCGAGGCGGCGCAACTCGGCGGCGCGCAAAAGTTCGAAGCCTATCACGCCGGCGCCATTCCCAAGCTCGCCGCGCTGGTCGGATCCGAACCGCTCGAAAGCTGGAAGGACTGGCTGGCATTCCACACGCTGAACCAGCAGGCGTCGGTCCTGCCCAAGCCGATCCGCGACGCCAACTTCGCCTTCTTCGGCACGGCTCTCAACGGCACGCCGCAACAGCTCTCGCGCGACCGGCTGGCGCTCAATGCGGTCAGCAGTCAGCTGCAGGACGCCGTCGGCAAGGCCTATGTTGACCGCTACTTCCCTGCCTCGGCGAAGGCGGAGGTCCAGCAGATGGTCACCAACATCAAGGCGGCGTTCGCGAAGCGCGTTCAGGCGATCGACTGGATGGCGCCCTCGACCAAGCAGGAAGCGCTCAAGAAGGTCGAAACGATCGTGGTCGGCGTCGGCTACCCCGACAGCTGGCGCGACTATGGCTCCCTCAACCTGGGTGCCAGCGCTTACGACAATCTCAATCAGACCAGGCTCGCTGAATACCGCCACCAGATTGGAAAGATCGGCAAGCCGATGGACCGCAGCGAATGGTGGATGCCACCGCAGCTGGTGAACGCAGTGAACCTGCCGGTTCAGAATGCGCTCAACTTCCCGGCTGCGATCCTGCAGAAGCCCTTCTTCGATCCGTCGGCCGACGCTGCCTTCAACTATGGTGCGATCGGCTCCGTGATCGGCCATGAGATCAGCCATAGTTTCGACAACAACGGAGCGATGTTCGACAGCACCGGCGCGATGCGCAACTGGTGGACGCCGCAGGACTTCGCGCGCTTCTCGGCTGCGGGTCAGGCGCTGGCCAAGCAATATGACGGCTACGAAGCCCTGCCCGGACTGCACGTGAACGGCAAGCTGACACTCGGTGAGAACATCGCCGACGTGAGCGGCCTAGCCGCGGCATACGATGCCTATCACGCATCCCTTGCCGGCAAGGTCGCGCCGGTGATCGACGGGTATAGCGGCGATCAGCGTTTCTTCATCGCCTACGCGCAAAGCTGGGCGACCAAGATGCGGCCAGAGGCGCTTCGCGGGCGGATTGCTACGGACGGCCATGCCCCCGGTCAGTTCCGTGCGTTGACAGTACGCAACATTGATCCCTGGTACTCGGCGTTTGCAGTGCAGCAGGGTCAGAAGCTCTATCTCGCACCCAATCAGCGCGTGAAGATCTGGTAACTCCCCCCGGGCGGGCAGATGGGTTAGCAGGTCGCCATGCCGACGGTCCTGCTGCTCATCTGCTCCAACATCTTCATGACCGTCGCTTGGTACTGGCACCTCAAGGGCGGGATGACCAAACCGTTATTGGTGGTCATCCTGATCAGTTGGGCTATCGCGCTGGTCGAATATTGCTTCGCCGTTCCTGCCAACCGGATCGGCTATGCGCAGGGCTGGAGCGGCGCGCAGCTCAAGATCGTGCAGGAGGCGATTACGCTGACCGTCTTCGGCGCTTTCATGATTCTGGTGCTGGGCGAACCGCTGCACTGGCGTCACTTCGCCGCGTTCGCCTGCCTGATGGGCGCCGTCGCCTTTCTGTTCGCCGGCAAATAGCTCGCAACCGGGCGGACATGGCGGGCGTTCGTTGCCTGGCCTAGTGGGAGGCCAGTGTGTTCGTTGAATTCAACCGAGACAATCAGGTGAGCGAGGGCGAAGCCTCGCAGGAGCAAGTCGAGGAAATCGTCAATCGCCGGCTCAGTCGGATCGCTGGCCGGGTCACCAGCGCCGAGGTCCACATCGGACACGTCAAGGAAAGCCGCACCAACAATCCCGAGTTCCGCTGCTCCATCGAAGTCCGACCCGAGAACCTTGGCGCCGTCGCGGCATCAGCGGAAGGTGTCGGCATTGAGGCGGTGGTCCGGTCCGCCTGCGACAAGGTGCTGCACGCCTACGACAAGGTCATCGGCAAGCAGCAGGCCGCCGGTTAGGCGCCGATCAGCTCCCGGCCGATGAGCATCCGCCGCACCTCGTTGGTGCCGGCACCAATGTCGAGCAGCTTGGCGTCGCGCATGAAGCGCTCCACCGGCCAATCTTTGGTGTAGCCCGCGCCGCCCAGCGCCTGCACCGCTTCCAGCGCGACCTTCACGGCGCTTTCGGAGGCGAGCAGAATTGCGCCCGCCGCGTCGAACCGCGTGGTCTTGCCTGCGTCACATGCCTTGGCCACTTGGTACACATAGGCGCGCGCCGAATTGAGCGCGACATACATGTCGGCGATCTTGGCCTGCATCAGCTGGAAGCTGCCAATCGGCTTGCCGAACTGCTTGCGCACTCGAACGAACGGGATGACCACGTCCAGGCACGCCTGCATGATGCCGAGCTGGATTCCGGCGAGCACGGTGCGCTCGTAATCGAGGCCGCTCATCAGCACGCCGACGCCACCGTTCTCCGGGCCCATGATGTTCTCGGCCGGAACGAAGCAATCGTCGAACACCAGCTCGGAGGTGGGCGAACCGCGCATTCCGACCTTGTCGATCTTCTGGCCAATGGAGAAACCCTCCATTCCCTTCTCGATCAGGAAGGTGGTGATCCCCCGACTACCCTCTTCCGGCGCAGTCTTGGCATAGACCACCAGCACGTCGGCATAAGCGCCGTTGGTGATCCAGAACTTGGTTCCGTTCAGGCGATAGCCGTTGCCGCTCTTCTCCGCGCGGAGCTTCATCGATACGACGTCGGACCCCGCCCCTGCTTCGCTCATCGCAAGCGCGCCGACCTTGGTGCCGTCGATCAGGCCAGGCAGGTATTTGCGCTTCTGCTCGTCATTCGCCCAGCGGCGGATCTGGTTCACACACAGGTTGGAATGGGCACCGTAGCTCAGGCCTACGGAAGCCGACGCCCGTGCGATCTCTTCCTGTGCGACCACATGCTCCAGGTAGCCGAGCCCGAGCCCGCCCCATTCCTCCTCGACCGTGATCCCATGCAAGCCGAGTTCGCCCATCTGCGGCCAGAGCTCGATCGGGAAGCGGTCATCCCGGTCGATCTCGACCGCCAGGGGCTGGATCTTGTCGGTCGCGAAGCGCTGGGTGGAATCGCGGATGGTGTCGGCCATCTCGCCAAGGTCGAACTCTAGGGTGGGTGCGGACATGGGCCCGCGCTAGCAGAGCGTGCGCATCTTCCACAAGGCAGCCCTCGGGCCTATGTGCACTGCAACAATCTTCCGCTCGAACACTGGAGCATCACATGGCCACTGCCGCTTCCGATCCCGTCGTCATCCTCTCCTACGCCCGTACGCCGATGGGTGCCATGCAGGGTGCACTGGCCGATGTGTCCGCCACCGAGCTGGGTGCGACCGCGGTCAAGGCAGCGGTCGAGCGGGCTGGCGTGAACGGCGCGGACATCGACCGCATCTACATGGGCTGCGTGCTCCCGGCCGGGCTCGGCCAGGCGCCGGCGCGTCAGGCGGCGATCAAGGCCGGCCTGCCGACCTCTGTGCAGGCGACCACCGTCAATAAGGTCTGCGGCTCTGGCATGCAGACGGTGATCATGGGTTCCGAGGCGCTTGCCGTTGGCAACGCCGACCTGATCGTCGCTGGCGGCATGGAGTCGATGACCAACGCGCCTTACCTGCTCAAGAAGCACCGGTCGGGCGCTCGGCTCGGCCACGACACCGCTTATGACCACATGTTCCTGGATGGCCTGGAAGATGCCTATGAGGAAGGTTGCGCGATGGGCACTTTCGCGCAGGACACTGCCAACGATTACCAGCTGACCCGCGAGTCGATGGACGACTATGCCATCGAGAGCCTCAGCCGCGCGAAGGCGGCAATGGACAATGGCGGCTTCGCCGACGAGATCGTGGCAGTCACGGTGAAAAGCCGTGCCGGCGAGACGGTGGTCGACAAGGATGAAGCGCCCGGTCGTGGCCGTCCCGACAAGATCCCCCTGCTGAAGCCCGCCTTTGCCAAGGACGGCACCATCACGGCGGCCACAAGCTCTTCCATCTCGGACGGCGCCGCGGCCGTCGTGCTGACGCGTGAGTCGGTGGCGCAGGCGAAGGGCCTGCAGCCAGTGGCCCGCATCGTCGCCACCGCAGCGCACGCCCAAGCCCCGGCCGAGTTCACCATTGCCCCCATCGGCGCCATCCACAAGGTGCTGGAGAAGGCCGGTTGGAAGGTCGAGGATGTCGACCTGTTCGAGGTGAACGAAGCCTTTGCCTGCGTTGCCATGTTCGCGATGAAGGACCTCGGCATCAGTCACGACCGGATCAACGTCCACGGCGGCGCCACCGCGCTCGGTCACCCGATCGGCGCCAGCGGTACGCGGATCATCGTCACGCTGCTCAATGCGCTCAAGCAGAAGGGTCTCAAGCGCGGTATCGCGAGCCTCTGCATCGGCGGCGGCGAGGCGACCGCCGTGGCCGTCGAGCTGGTCTAGCCGCCTGCTGGGGGTGGCGAGGTCATTTGACCGCCTCGCCGTCGCTCACGCCCCAGATGTCCGTAAGGTGCACGTAGCCACTGCGGTCACCCGCGACATTCAGCCGGCACCAGCCGGCGCTGCACTTGTCGACACGGCCGATCACACCGGGCTCCACCTTGTACTTGAGGCGGCTGCTTTCGTCGGCTCTGGCATATAATGGTCGCGGCTGATTGCCGCGCACGATTGCCGTGCGCCGGTCACTGAGCAGCGTTACGAGCATCCATCCGCGAACGCCGTCCGGGTCCTCGATGTAACGCCAGTTTGGATAGATCTTGAGCACGCGGATGGGCAGGTCGCGGCGCTGATAGAGCCAGACGCCCGGAAAGTTTCGACCAGGTCCGGTTCGCATCATCGCCTGGCCGCTCGCGATGGAGGCCCAATAAGGCGGCGTCTTTTCCTGCGCCGACGCTGGCGCGGCGACGAGAGCAACGCAGACGCCCGCGAGCACCCGCAATTTACGCGCCCTAAACCATGCGGCGGTTAGGGCCGCCCCATGTCTCTCCTCACCTACACGGGCCTGACGCTGTGCGTCGTGCTGGCGTTGATGCTGTGTGAGCGGCGCTGGGCGGCGTCGAACGAAGAGACATCCCTGCGCATCAACATCCTGGCTTACCTGCTGTTCTCCGCTTCGGGCCTGATTCTGCTGCCACTGATTGCCCCGCACGTGGCGAACGGGCTGGTTGATCTGGCAAGTTGGCCCTTCCTGCTCGGCCTTGCCGCCTTCACCATCCTGATGGATTTGGGCGAGTTCCTCTTCCACCGCGCCCAGCATAAGATTCCCTGGCTGTGGCGTATGCACGCGCTGCATCATTCCGACCCCAATATGAACGTGGCGACCACCTCCCGCCATTATTGGGCGGAGCCGCTGATCAAGTCAGCAACAATCTGGCCGCTCTGCCTGGTGGTGACCAGCCCGAGCCCGGCCATCACGACGACCTATGCCGTCATCAGCATCTACCATTATCTGGTGCACGCGAATCTGCGGATCGACTTTGGCCGCTGGTCGTGGCTGCTGAATAGCCCGGCCTATCACCGCCGCCACCATTCGTCGCAGCCCGAGCATTTCAACTCGAACTACGCCAGCCTCTTCCCGATTTTCGACGTGCTGACCGGCTCCTATCACCGCCCGACCGGCTTTCCGGCGACGGGACTGATGAAGACGCCGCGAAGCCTCGCCGACATCTTCTTCTGGCCCCTGCGCACGAGCGAGCGCTGACGCCCGCTCAGGCGCCGGTAAGGATGCGGTCGACCAGCTGCTTCACCGTCGGCACGAACCCGTTGGAGTAGAACGGGTCGGTCTTGAAGCGGAACGCCGCATGGCCGGCGAACATGAGGTTCTGCTCGACCGGCCCACCGTGCGCGATATCCTGCAGTGTCTTCTGAATGCAGAAGCTGCGCGGGTCTGCGAGCCGCCCGGTCGAGTTCTTCTCATTGTCCGCCCAGCTGGAGAAGCTGCACTGGCTGAGGCAGCCCATGCAATCGGCCTGATCCTTGCGGATGAGCTTTTCTTCCTCGGGCGTGACGAAGACGAGCGTGTCGTCCGGCGTCTTCATCGCGTTGGTGTAGCCCTCGGCAAACCACTGCCGAGCGTGCTGCAAGTCGCCCTTCGTCACCCAGTAATTCTTCTTGGTGCCGATGCCGACGTCCAGCTCGAACGCATGGTCACCGATGCTTTCCTTGGTGAAGGCGATCTGCCGCTCGCTGCGGCCCTCCAGGTTGCGCAGGAACGGGTTACGGACGGCCGAGGAGTAAAAGCCGGTCGGCGAGAACTTGTGCAGCAGGACGTCGCCCTCCTCGAGGGTCATCAGCCGCTGCTTCCATTCCACCGGGATCGGGCTCTCCTGGGTCAGGAGCGGCCGGGTGCCGAACTGGAACATGATGGCGCCGAGCTCGGGATTGTCGATCCAGTTTTCCCACTCGTCCAGCCGCCACACACCGCCCGCCATGACGATCGGAACCGTGTCCGGAATACCACCTTCACGCATCACGGCACGAAGTTCGGCGACGCGCGGATAAGGATCCTGCGGAGCGCGCGGATCCTCCGCGTTGCTGAGGCCGTTGTGGCCGCCGGCTAGCCACGGGTCTTCATAGACCACCGCCGAAAGCAGCTCGGCGACCTTGCTGTAGGCGCGCTTCCAGAGCGCGCGGAAGGCTCGGCCGGAGCTTACGATGGGCAGGTAGCTGACGCCATATTGCGCGGCGATTTCGCTCAGCTTGTACGGCATGCCGGCGCCGCAGGTCACGCCAGCCACAAGGCCCTTGGTCCGCTCGAGGACGCCATGGAGGACATGCTGAGCGCCGCCCATCTCCCACAGCACGTTGATGTTGATGGCCCCGCGGCCCGACGCCATGTCGTAGGCCTTGCGGACCTGCGCGACGGCTCCGTCGATCGCGTATCGGATCAGTTCCTCATGCCGTTCGCGGCGGGTCATGCCGCTATAGACCTGCGGCACGATGCGGCCTTCGGGATCATAGCTGTCGGCGTTGACCGCACTGACCGTGCCGATTCCGCCGGCCGCAGCCCAGGCACCGGAGCTCGCGTGATTGGTGGCGGAAACACCCTTGCCGCCTTCGACCAGCGGCCAAACTTCCCTGCCGCCGTACATGATGGGCTGAAGGCCCTTGAACAACGTCTCTCTCCTGTCGGTTCGCGGCGCCTATACAGATGGTAGCACGACAATTGCCAGCAAAACGCAAAAGGGCCGCCGGTGGTACCGGCGGCCCTCTCGTTTGCCGTCCGTCAGGACTTAGTAGCGGCAGTTGCCCTTGGCCACCTGGTTGCCGACGAGGGCACCCAGCGCACCGCCGATGATCGCACCAGTGGTACCGCTGCCACGGCGATAGCCGTAATAGTCGCGGCCACGACCGACCTGGCTGCCGACCACCGCACCCAGCGCGCCGCCGACGATGGTGCCGGTGGTGCCGCTGCAACGACTGCGGCCGTAGTAGCTGTTGCCGTAATAGCCGCGCTGCGCGTAGCCGTAGTTATTGTAACCGTAGTTGCTGTAGCCACGGTCGTAGCCGTAGCCGCTGTAGCCCTGGTTGTAGCCGTAGCCGCTCCCGTAATAGGGATTGTACTGCGGATAATAGCTGCTGCTGTAGCCACCGTTATACCCGTAATGGCGGGCCTCGGCGACGCCCGGGATTGCGACCATGGCCAGCGCCGATGCGGCGAGTAAGGCTTTCTTGAACATGGGAAACTCCTTGCTGATGACGCCATGAATGCACCACCCGCATTGACGTTGTCCTGAATGCGTCGTTTGCTGAGGTTAAGGGATCAGCGCGAAGTCCAGGCCAATGTCGACTGCCGGCGCCGACTGCGTGATTCGCCCGACCGAGATGAAGTCGACTCCGGTTTCAGCAATGCCCCGGACCGTCTGCAGATTGACCCCACCCGACGCTTCCAGCGGCACCCGCCCGTCGACCAGCCGGACTGCCTCGCGCAACTCGTCATTGGTCATGTTGTCCAGCAACAGGCGTTCGGCACCGGCTGCCAGGGCGGGTTCGATCTGCGCGATCTGGTCGACCTCGACCTGGATCTGCAACCCCGCCTCCGCAGCCTTCGCCCGCCGAACAGCCTCGGCGACCCCTCCGTTCACCGCCACGTGATTGTCCTTGATCAGCACGCCATCGTCGAGGCGCATGCGGTGGTTGTGCGCGCCCCCCATCCGGGCCGCGTATTTCTCCAGCACACGAAGGCCCGGAATGGTCTTGCGCGTGTCGAGTAGCACCGCCCCCGTGCCGGCGATCGCGTCGACGAACCGCCGTGCCATGGTCGCAATGCCCGACAGATGCTGTAGCGTGTTCAGCGCGGAACGCTCGGCCGTAAGCATGGCGCGCGCATTGCCTTCCAGGCGCATGAGGATGGCTCCTGCCTCCACCCTGTGGCCATCACGCACGAAGCTCTCGATCCCGACGTCGGCATCAAGCCGGCGAAAGAATGCTTCCGCGATCTCGATTCCCGCGACGGCAATCGGCTCGCGGCAATTCATCTCGGCACGGAAGCGTGCGCTCTCGTCGATGCACGCAGACGAGGTGACGTCACCGCCAGAACCGAGGTCCTCGGCAAGGACGCGCGTCACGAAGTCAGCCAGATCAAAGTCGGAAGGAAGCATGCCGCCTCGTTAGGATCGTGGCTCGGCGCTCACAAGCTCAGACCGGCGAATCGGCCTCCGCAGCATCCAGGCTCGCCTCGCTCCACCCGTCCGCATCGCGCACGAACTGCGTCGGGACGGCCGTTTCGAAGCGCTCGCCCGTCCACCGCATCAGCGCCAAGGTCATTTTGCCCTCGGCGATGTCGATCACATTGAAGCTCTGCTTCTCCTCGCGCAGCCGGACGGAGGTGGCGGTGCCCGCCTGCACGACCAGAGTGCCGCCGGCGCGGGTCACCAGGTCGCTGGCGCGATGGGTCGAGGCGCGATGGTTATGTCCCGCAAGCAGCAGGTCGACCTCCACGTCCTGAATGGCATCGAGCGCCAGTTCCTGCCGGCCCAGCGGCTTGCCGAGCAGGCCCGTGTCGTCGACCGGAAGGGCGAACAGCGGATGGTGCGTGACCAGGATCCGGACGTCGCTCTCGGGTACCCGCCCGAATTCGGAGCAGACGAACTCGGTCTGCTCGCGGTTCAGCCGGCCGTCCTTGATCGTGAACGAACGCGCGGTGTTGAGGCCAAGCACGGCAGCACCGGGCAAGCGGTGAAAGGGACACAGCGTCTCGTCGACATACTTGCGATAGCGGGTAAGCGGCGACAAAAAGCGGCGAAGGACGTCGTACAACGGCACGTCGTGGTTGCCCGGAACCGCCAGCACCTCGTGCCCTGCATCCCGCAGGCGCGCCAGAAACCG
This window contains:
- a CDS encoding acetyl-CoA C-acyltransferase, which translates into the protein MATAASDPVVILSYARTPMGAMQGALADVSATELGATAVKAAVERAGVNGADIDRIYMGCVLPAGLGQAPARQAAIKAGLPTSVQATTVNKVCGSGMQTVIMGSEALAVGNADLIVAGGMESMTNAPYLLKKHRSGARLGHDTAYDHMFLDGLEDAYEEGCAMGTFAQDTANDYQLTRESMDDYAIESLSRAKAAMDNGGFADEIVAVTVKSRAGETVVDKDEAPGRGRPDKIPLLKPAFAKDGTITAATSSSISDGAAAVVLTRESVAQAKGLQPVARIVATAAHAQAPAEFTIAPIGAIHKVLEKAGWKVEDVDLFEVNEAFACVAMFAMKDLGISHDRINVHGGATALGHPIGASGTRIIVTLLNALKQKGLKRGIASLCIGGGEATAVAVELV
- a CDS encoding SH3 domain-containing protein, with the protein product MLAGVCVALVAAPASAQEKTPPYWASIASGQAMMRTGPGRNFPGVWLYQRRDLPIRVLKIYPNWRYIEDPDGVRGWMLVTLLSDRRTAIVRGNQPRPLYARADESSRLKYKVEPGVIGRVDKCSAGWCRLNVAGDRSGYVHLTDIWGVSDGEAVK
- a CDS encoding sterol desaturase family protein; translated protein: MSLLTYTGLTLCVVLALMLCERRWAASNEETSLRINILAYLLFSASGLILLPLIAPHVANGLVDLASWPFLLGLAAFTILMDLGEFLFHRAQHKIPWLWRMHALHHSDPNMNVATTSRHYWAEPLIKSATIWPLCLVVTSPSPAITTTYAVISIYHYLVHANLRIDFGRWSWLLNSPAYHRRHHSSQPEHFNSNYASLFPIFDVLTGSYHRPTGFPATGLMKTPRSLADIFFWPLRTSER
- a CDS encoding nitronate monooxygenase; translated protein: MFKGLQPIMYGGREVWPLVEGGKGVSATNHASSGAWAAAGGIGTVSAVNADSYDPEGRIVPQVYSGMTRRERHEELIRYAIDGAVAQVRKAYDMASGRGAININVLWEMGGAQHVLHGVLERTKGLVAGVTCGAGMPYKLSEIAAQYGVSYLPIVSSGRAFRALWKRAYSKVAELLSAVVYEDPWLAGGHNGLSNAEDPRAPQDPYPRVAELRAVMREGGIPDTVPIVMAGGVWRLDEWENWIDNPELGAIMFQFGTRPLLTQESPIPVEWKQRLMTLEEGDVLLHKFSPTGFYSSAVRNPFLRNLEGRSERQIAFTKESIGDHAFELDVGIGTKKNYWVTKGDLQHARQWFAEGYTNAMKTPDDTLVFVTPEEEKLIRKDQADCMGCLSQCSFSSWADNEKNSTGRLADPRSFCIQKTLQDIAHGGPVEQNLMFAGHAAFRFKTDPFYSNGFVPTVKQLVDRILTGA
- a CDS encoding glycine zipper 2TM domain-containing protein; the protein is MFKKALLAASALAMVAIPGVAEARHYGYNGGYSSSYYPQYNPYYGSGYGYNQGYSGYGYDRGYSNYGYNNYGYAQRGYYGNSYYGRSRCSGTTGTIVGGALGAVVGSQVGRGRDYYGYRRGSGTTGAIIGGALGALVGNQVAKGNCRY
- the nadC gene encoding carboxylating nicotinate-nucleotide diphosphorylase; this translates as MLPSDFDLADFVTRVLAEDLGSGGDVTSSACIDESARFRAEMNCREPIAVAGIEIAEAFFRRLDADVGIESFVRDGHRVEAGAILMRLEGNARAMLTAERSALNTLQHLSGIATMARRFVDAIAGTGAVLLDTRKTIPGLRVLEKYAARMGGAHNHRMRLDDGVLIKDNHVAVNGGVAEAVRRAKAAEAGLQIQVEVDQIAQIEPALAAGAERLLLDNMTNDELREAVRLVDGRVPLEASGGVNLQTVRGIAETGVDFISVGRITQSAPAVDIGLDFALIP
- a CDS encoding metallophosphoesterase, with amino-acid sequence MARLVHLSDLHFGAHDPQIVSAVEQEVDRARPDLVVVSGDFTQRAKTEQFQEACRFLARLRDAGHEVLAVPGNHDVPLYDVLRRFLSPLTRYRKYVDETLCPFHRLPGAAVLGLNTARSFTIKDGRLNREQTEFVCSEFGRVPESDVRILVTHHPLFALPVDDTGLLGKPLGRQELALDAIQDVEVDLLLAGHNHRASTHRASDLVTRAGGTLVVQAGTATSVRLREEKQSFNVIDIAEGKMTLALMRWTGERFETAVPTQFVRDADGWSEASLDAAEADSPV